A section of the Kribbella sp. HUAS MG21 genome encodes:
- a CDS encoding S8 family serine peptidase, with the protein MRSSARRLLVPAAALLLVAGLATPTTAGAEPPPPLPTAGGAAAAGGTPVDLTLITGDKVTVARGPGRAVSVQAVERAPRSSGPVRVKVENGDTFVYPGPAMPYLATGQLDKQLFNVSELVAQGYDNARSKDLPLVVTGSPGVAAKSARRSALPGTTTTFDLPSVDGAAVKAEKAEAAALWSALTGRSGPRAKSSTAAAPSFAAGIGKVWLDAKAQTMLADTTAQIGAPAVWAAGVTGTGVRVAVLDSGVDPGHPDLAPRIVATKSFVAGEDVVDRNGHGTHTASTVAGTGAASDGKERGVAPDADLIVGKVLGDSGSGPISGIIAGMEWAARTEHAKVINMSLGTPAWHAQDDPLSQAVNKLSAETGALFVIAAGNSGSSPYSISSPGTADAALTVGAVDGSDQLADFSSVGPRLMDDGLKPDLTAPGVDVLAGRSQYMNDGGDGYYRTDSGTSMAAPHVAGAAVLLAAQHPDWTGQQLKDALMSTSKLTPAYTPYEAGTGRVDVAAASLHGQLIASGSVDAGLVQWSPNPVRTPVKRQISYRNTTDKPLTLRLSTDHAEIFRLGATQVTVPANGTAAVDFTADPNGLAPGQYAAQVLATTSTGSVHTAVGLAVEPKKYNLNVQLKDRTGKPVSGEVEITGADGKSTVLWAADGKLTSRWAPGSYTIISTLDVPGSNGPHSLGLAFLTAPEVDLTADRTVVLDASRSRPIKVDTPKPTTVTTSRFDLFRSFTSAQPTPDDRSALHEIFMPPPDYDSFWALPTKNAVRTGSFVLTTRFRAEQTPLTISYDGRSHDDSLLVQPGSPAFHAGTKRVTAVFAGTGTPAEYAALAARGKAVVVRNSIDVPPADRAAAAHAAGAAMLLVVNDGIGRYNDWYGGADGQTLGPIPTASLTLADGEALIKKLSTRRTELTFAANPVPSYLYDLVDYHQGKVPDDPSAATDPGSLARIENDFAPTNGQRVLESREDSPAYEYFPAAFPYAVFGSIRAPRFPAKPAVGHRTDWVSAGAKWQQYASINGWATFTDITSYQPRSVQSHRWFGPIVRPRMLEFELPHRVGNAMGGMIAGFGDGGSAHSGDALMTRAFALYQGEEKLVGNGPRPDFGVGGLAPEKRPYRLVVDTVGNAELTPYSTSTHTEWSFTSEEAENQPLPLAQLDYGVDVDPAGRAKRNSVFAVKPVVLGSSARQDAVVAVGLEVSYDDGASWQRLQLKERKGSWETRLQAPPLAGHVSVRVTAKQRNGGGISQTIIRAFGLR; encoded by the coding sequence ATGCGTTCTTCTGCCCGTCGGCTGCTCGTGCCGGCCGCTGCGCTTCTCCTGGTCGCCGGTCTCGCCACTCCGACGACGGCCGGCGCCGAACCTCCCCCACCACTCCCCACCGCCGGCGGCGCGGCCGCGGCAGGGGGTACACCCGTCGATCTCACGCTCATCACCGGCGACAAGGTCACGGTCGCGCGCGGTCCCGGCCGCGCCGTGTCGGTGCAGGCCGTCGAACGCGCTCCGCGATCGAGCGGCCCGGTACGAGTCAAGGTCGAGAACGGCGACACGTTCGTCTACCCGGGCCCCGCGATGCCGTACCTGGCCACCGGGCAGCTCGACAAGCAGCTGTTCAACGTCAGCGAGCTGGTGGCTCAGGGGTACGACAACGCCCGGAGCAAGGACCTCCCGCTGGTCGTCACGGGCTCGCCGGGCGTGGCCGCCAAGTCCGCGCGCCGCTCGGCGCTGCCGGGCACGACCACCACGTTCGACCTGCCGTCGGTCGACGGCGCGGCCGTCAAGGCCGAGAAGGCGGAAGCAGCGGCGCTCTGGTCGGCGCTGACCGGACGGAGCGGTCCGCGAGCGAAGTCGAGCACCGCCGCGGCGCCCTCGTTCGCGGCGGGGATCGGCAAGGTCTGGCTCGACGCCAAGGCGCAGACGATGCTCGCTGACACCACTGCACAGATCGGAGCGCCCGCGGTGTGGGCAGCGGGCGTGACCGGCACAGGCGTGCGGGTCGCCGTGCTGGACTCCGGTGTGGATCCGGGGCACCCGGACCTGGCACCGCGGATCGTGGCGACCAAGAGCTTCGTGGCCGGTGAGGACGTCGTCGACCGCAACGGTCACGGCACCCACACCGCGTCGACCGTCGCAGGTACCGGCGCGGCCTCGGACGGCAAGGAGCGCGGCGTCGCACCGGACGCCGATCTCATCGTGGGCAAGGTGCTCGGCGACAGCGGCTCCGGCCCGATCTCCGGCATCATCGCCGGGATGGAGTGGGCGGCGCGGACCGAGCACGCCAAGGTGATCAACATGAGCCTGGGAACGCCGGCCTGGCACGCCCAGGACGATCCGCTGAGTCAGGCCGTGAACAAGTTGAGCGCCGAGACCGGTGCCCTGTTCGTGATCGCGGCGGGCAACTCGGGGAGCAGCCCGTACAGCATCAGCTCACCGGGTACCGCGGACGCCGCCCTGACCGTCGGCGCGGTGGACGGTTCGGACCAGCTGGCCGACTTCTCCAGCGTCGGCCCGCGGCTGATGGACGACGGCCTCAAGCCCGACCTGACCGCACCCGGCGTCGACGTCCTGGCCGGGCGGTCGCAGTACATGAACGACGGCGGGGATGGCTACTACCGGACCGACAGCGGTACGTCGATGGCGGCTCCGCACGTCGCCGGTGCGGCCGTCCTGCTCGCCGCGCAGCACCCGGACTGGACCGGGCAGCAGCTCAAGGACGCGCTGATGAGCACCAGCAAGCTGACGCCCGCGTACACGCCGTACGAGGCGGGGACCGGGCGCGTCGACGTCGCGGCGGCCTCGCTGCACGGGCAGCTCATCGCCTCCGGATCGGTCGACGCCGGGCTCGTCCAGTGGTCGCCGAACCCGGTCCGGACGCCGGTCAAACGGCAGATCAGCTACCGCAACACCACGGACAAGCCGCTCACGCTGCGGCTGTCCACCGACCACGCCGAAATCTTCCGCCTCGGCGCGACCCAGGTGACAGTGCCCGCGAACGGCACCGCCGCGGTCGATTTCACGGCGGACCCGAACGGCCTGGCTCCCGGCCAGTACGCCGCCCAGGTCCTCGCGACCACCTCGACCGGCTCCGTGCACACGGCCGTCGGGCTGGCCGTCGAGCCGAAGAAGTACAACCTGAACGTCCAGCTGAAAGACCGGACCGGCAAGCCGGTCAGCGGTGAGGTCGAGATCACCGGCGCGGACGGAAAGTCCACCGTGCTGTGGGCCGCGGACGGCAAGCTCACCAGCCGTTGGGCGCCCGGCTCGTACACGATCATCTCGACGCTGGACGTGCCCGGCAGCAACGGTCCGCACTCGCTCGGCCTGGCCTTCCTGACCGCGCCCGAGGTCGACCTGACCGCGGACCGGACCGTCGTGCTGGACGCGTCGCGGAGCCGTCCGATCAAGGTCGACACGCCCAAGCCGACGACCGTCACCACGAGCAGGTTCGACCTCTTCCGGTCCTTCACCTCGGCGCAGCCGACGCCCGACGACAGGTCGGCGCTGCACGAGATCTTCATGCCGCCGCCGGACTACGACAGCTTCTGGGCGCTGCCGACGAAGAACGCGGTCCGCACCGGCAGCTTCGTGCTGACCACCCGGTTCCGGGCTGAGCAGACGCCGCTGACGATCAGCTACGACGGCCGCAGCCACGACGACTCGCTGCTCGTCCAGCCCGGCTCCCCGGCGTTCCACGCCGGCACGAAGCGCGTCACGGCCGTCTTCGCCGGCACCGGCACGCCCGCTGAGTACGCCGCTCTGGCCGCGCGTGGCAAGGCGGTCGTCGTCCGCAACAGCATCGACGTACCGCCCGCGGACCGGGCCGCCGCGGCGCACGCCGCCGGTGCGGCCATGCTGCTCGTGGTCAACGACGGCATCGGCCGCTACAACGACTGGTACGGCGGAGCCGACGGCCAGACCCTCGGCCCGATCCCGACGGCGTCGCTCACGCTCGCCGACGGCGAGGCCCTGATCAAGAAGCTCAGCACGCGCCGGACCGAGCTGACCTTCGCGGCCAACCCGGTGCCGTCGTACCTGTACGACCTGGTCGACTACCACCAGGGCAAGGTCCCGGACGACCCGTCCGCTGCCACGGACCCCGGCAGCCTCGCCCGGATCGAGAACGACTTCGCTCCCACCAACGGGCAGCGAGTCCTGGAGAGTCGCGAGGACAGTCCGGCGTACGAGTACTTCCCGGCCGCGTTCCCGTACGCCGTCTTCGGGTCGATCCGGGCGCCACGGTTCCCGGCGAAGCCCGCGGTGGGACACCGGACGGACTGGGTGTCGGCGGGCGCGAAGTGGCAGCAGTACGCCTCGATCAACGGCTGGGCGACGTTCACCGACATCACGAGCTACCAGCCGCGCAGCGTGCAGAGCCACCGGTGGTTCGGTCCGATCGTGCGGCCGCGGATGCTCGAGTTCGAGCTCCCGCACCGGGTCGGCAATGCGATGGGCGGCATGATCGCGGGGTTCGGTGACGGCGGGTCCGCGCACAGTGGCGACGCCCTGATGACGCGCGCCTTCGCGCTGTACCAGGGCGAGGAGAAGCTGGTCGGGAACGGCCCGCGGCCGGACTTCGGTGTGGGCGGCCTGGCGCCGGAGAAGCGTCCGTACCGGCTGGTGGTCGACACTGTCGGGAATGCAGAGCTGACGCCGTACTCGACGAGCACGCACACCGAGTGGAGCTTCACGTCCGAGGAGGCGGAGAACCAGCCGCTGCCGCTGGCCCAGCTCGACTACGGCGTGGACGTCGACCCGGCCGGGCGGGCGAAGCGGAACTCGGTCTTCGCGGTCAAGCCGGTGGTGCTGGGCAGCAGTGCCCGGCAGGACGCGGTCGTCGCGGTCGGGCTGGAGGTCTCGTACGACGACGGGGCGAGCTGGCAACGGCTGCAGCTCAAGGAGCGCAAGGGCAGCTGGGAGACGCGCCTGCAGGCACCACCGCTGGCTGGGCACGTGTCGGTGCGGGTCACGGCCAAGCAGCGCAACGGCGGCGGCATCAGCCAGACGATCATCCGGGCCTTCGGGCTCAGATAA